A single genomic interval of Lepisosteus oculatus isolate fLepOcu1 chromosome 12, fLepOcu1.hap2, whole genome shotgun sequence harbors:
- the LOC102688260 gene encoding centrosome-associated protein CEP250 isoform X2, translating to MDTSQLVGWGKEKQEIKAELSKLQNLLAESRAERDELEARNQILKDRLSVSLDPSLSLSLRHRLDCDQREFRRKLRECREREGRQAVLVQKLQNKVCEYRARCQQLEQQLMTKDSELRHKEMRIRDEHSGSLESALIRLEEEQQRSLGLAELNALLRGQLNQSCEVNEALREDLGKLTADWTRAVEEVGLKEADWQKERELLTAHISHEHDRLLSLWREVVAFRRHFQTMKTATDRDLWELRADFSRLSTSLLSSWGALGSSLPPAPLSDASAPSSLPRPPGLTLQDLADELREKEQEAATLRLQHDAENEELRARIANLTASLHSFELEREEWETQRQRDLDRTRETEMDLESVREAIEKLSRVVCSQKAYGMAAALFPSAPLTEGLPALLSAIAEAESTLQWKHQKLQEAEVCLKKAVTERMSDREALEQRIKELEQEGEELMERLERESQVLRDAQESLQSEKASVASCKKQLEEMERQTEELRRENEYLRRQREKEEEGRRELEKEKEKWLHGQELENTQYSEREAERRQEILALKEMLEKARMDRVLTEQENSELKDALFTARDSVCSLSVSQDQLKKDLADSRDALEKMAALNEVLAADKRDLSAHMLQLETEVTSLRSRLESLTSETLCVRRELKAVSEEAGELKAQRATSKGSVRQAEERQGELEREAVKLREERERDQERLEELSRLHGAACSELQVLREELSRISALQSRAEREKEALLREGEKLEAGMRILEKEKEGLEDERQELRSHVESLQVQLSNTNQRNSNLEILQGQLEVKVQTLLQAKEVLQGEIQCLRAELESETSRAEQERERLQRTTEQSRRETENQEREIQRLLQALSTLEDKRRKEDEARQGEREGWQREREELSSELGERDGEVETLGKRLEALLREKEELTARDAEIEKLQARLGTERRAKDEKIKEINEDAARLGARVQALEQEREGLRGRVEELQALEGQARALEQDKEEFSARLRQKELALRDREVEIEGLKTRLLDLEGERGRLASALQGREGLEGRLAALEEINSEMRQRERLIQQALKEEEKKVQQRAEEMELLRSLGREREDKLRRDLGQRDSEVGRLKARVEMLEREQERDRTQVEELQRQSESQRALLRDKVEEVERLKGRLHREKEEVSVSVRQGEEEAARLRVRVHELERLAEGLSSQLGEAESQLERERALWMEKEEEQKSAVEELENAEGEVRRLSERLDESERERMRVSRCVEEREGVVVSLKERMEERDREMERILERLGEREGDLEELRARYEESSRKWDEVSQSVREREQEMERVKETACMMEKEREGMASRLSERETEIERLNRRVGEVQELQRTLLEERGGQVKLLGDRVQDLEAERDRLLAEIRRKDGEAAALTDEIEQACRERGKMSDSLRLQEEEMRELKEVEEARLSEIDSLQKRVGEINQELEKTRAEVREKRQENAKMRDGLQDSIREMETFKELLKGSHQEGEKLRTLLKEKTEELVRGREEHLRVARRETEELRNRIKILEQERQELRSQLRQRDREMLNEKEAKSRETGALRERLEEAQEEEKRLRAALRDRESEVARLRDTAGNLDQQRAVFSLGITERDMEITGLRETAKEIERELDVLKEEKSQEVERLKERMVTLVKEGEEKLGRLEREAAVQREEGREQYLREQQLRRERESEIERLKTIASEKERRLELVSKSLKEREEEVGRLTESREETERERARVLARLKEREREFERLRERVEAREKVAVEGSRREALLREEMEVEKRRILALETEKEKLRARESQLLKEAAEKDNEESKSLVAALEREEKARVTLRERDRELLELKDSLQTRDREREDFLSRTEEETKRLRGRVSSLLVDKEESAQVRRELEAEVRVLKDRAEELVRDRERLRKALEMTEGTLIEWRERIKELEQEPKASAAPQLLQEEKDASPPEGASAPERLRAMQQAVAQLEHDKEHLEAERRRLERRVERLKRERSQLRETLTQVEEERLRLRHQLSHSDSANKSQASSEVQSEEEQMGRLRARVRELEEQVHYLRLTLAIDFQERAEFIERASRNNQWLLGLRQDLSDSLAQVSKKPLPSVMEMETQRLDRSLREEELRLSLSQS from the exons ATGGATACCAGCCAGCTGGTTGGATGGGGAAAGGAGAAGCAGGAGATCAAGGCCGAGCTCTCCAAGCTGCAGAATCTGTTAGCTGAGAGCCGGGCAGAGAGAGACGAACTGGAGGCGAGGAACCAGATTCTGAAAGACAGA ctctctgtctctctggacCCGTCTCTTTCTCTGTCCCTACGACACCGGCTGGACTGTGACCAGCGGGAATTCAGGAGGAAACTCCGGGAATGTcgggagagggaggggagacAGGCCGTGCTTGTGCAGAAGCTCCAGAATAAA GTGTGCGAGTACCGAGCCCGTTGCCAGCAGCTGGAGCAGCAGCTGATGACCAAGGACAGCGAGCTACGCCACAAAGAG ATGAGAATTCGAGATGAGCACAGTGGCAGTTTAGAGAGCGCCCTCATCAGGTTGGAAGAGGAACAGCAGAG gtctCTGGGGCTTGCTGAGCTGAACGCACTCCTGCGCGGTCAGCTCAACCAATCGTGCGAAGTGAATGAAGCCCTGAGAGAGGATCTGGGGAAGCTGACAGCTGATTGGACAAGAGCCGTAGAGGAAGTAGGACTGAAAGAAGCCGACTGGCAGAAAGAGAGGGAG TTGCTGACAGCTCACATTAGCCATGAGCACGATCGCCTGCTGTCTCTGTGGAGAGAAGTAGTGGCTTTTCGGCGTCACTTTCAGACCATGAAGACTGCCACTGACAG GGATCTCTGGGAGCTGAGGGCGGACTTCTCGCGCTTGTCCACGTCCCTGCTTTCCAGCTGGGGGGCGCTCGGCTCCAGCCTTCCCCCAGCCCCCCTGTCCGACGCGTccgccccctcctccctcccccggCCCCCAGGTCTCACTCTTCAGGACCTCGCCGACGAGCTCCGCGAGAAGGAGCAGGAGGCCGCGACGCTGCGCCTCCAGCACGACGCGGAGAACGAGGAGCTGAGGGCCAG GATTGCAAACCTCACTGCCTCCCTGCATTCCTTCGAGcttgagagagaggagtgggaAACGCAGAGGCAGAGAGACCTGGACAGAACCCGAGAGACAGAAATGGATTTGGAATCAGTCCGAGAAGCCATTGAGAAGCTG TCAAGGGTTGTCTGCAGTCAAAAGGCTTATGGGATGGCTGCAGCTCTGTTCCCATCAGCACCTTTGACAGAGGGTCTCCCAGCCCTCCTGAGCGCCATCGCTGAGGCTGAAAGCACCCTTCAGTGGAAACACCAGAAGCTCCAG GAAGCGGAAGTGTGTCTGAAAAAGGCAGTAACAGAACGAATGAGCGACCGCGAGGCACTCGAGCAGCGAATCAAAGAGCTGGAGCAGGAGGGGGAGGAGCTAATGGAAAGGTTGGAGAGAGAATCCCAGGTGCTGAGAGACGCACAGGAGTCGTTACAGAG TGAGAAGGCATCGGTGGCCTCCTGcaaaaaacagctggaagagatgGAGCGCCAGACTGAGGAGCTGAGGAGGGAGAACGAGTATCTGAgaaggcagagagagaaagaggaggaggggaggagagagctggagaaggagaaagagaaaTG GCTGCATGGTCAGGAGCTGGAGAACACCCAGTACAGCGAGAGAGAGGccgagaggagacaggagataCTGGCCTTGAAGGAGATGCTGGAGAAGGCCCGGATGGACAGAGTCCTGACCGAGCAGGAGAACAGTGAGCTGAAAGACGCGCTGTTCACG GCCCGGGACTCTGTCTGTAGCCTGTCTGTTTCTCAAGACCAGCTAAAGAAGGATTTGGCTGACTCTCGGGATGCCTTGGAGAAGATGGCAGCACTGAATGAAGTACTGGCTGCAGACAAGAGAGACCTTAGTGCTCACATGCTTCAG CTGGAGACGGAGGTGACTAGTTTACGATCCCGGCTGGAGTCTCTGACGTCCGAGACCCTCTGTGTGAGGCGGGAGCTGAAGGCGGTGTCCGAGGAGGCAGGCGAACTCAAGGCCCAGCGGGCCACGAGCAAGGGCTCAGTGCGTCAGGCCGAGGAGAGACAAGGCGAGCTGGAGAGAGAGGCTGTCaagctgagagaggagagggagagagaccaAGAGAGACTGGAAGAG CTGTCCCGGCTCCACGGCGCCGCCTGTTCAGAGCTGCAGGTTCTGCGGGAGGAGCTGAGCCGGATCTCGGCGCTCCAAAGCCGCGCAGAGCGGGAGAAGGAAGCTCTGCTCCGGGAAGGAGAAAAACTGGAGGCCGGGATGAGGATTctggagaaagagaaagagggaCTGGAGGACGAGAGACAGGAGCTCAG GTCGCATGTTGAGTCTCTGCAGGTTCAGCTCTCAAACACCAATCAGAGGAACTCCAACCTGGAAATACTGCAAGGCCAACTGGAGGTCAAAGTTCAAACGCTACTTCAGGCAAAGGAAGTTCTGCAAG GTGAGATCCAATGTCTGCGCGCAGAGCTGGAGAGCGAGACTTCCCGGGCAGAGCAGGAGCGGGAGAGACTACAGAGGACGACGGAGCAGAGCCGGAGAGAGACGGAGAACCAAGAGAGGGAGATCCAGAGGCTCCTGCAGGCCCTGAGCACGCTGGAGGACAAGAGGAGGAAGGAGGACGAGGcgagacagggggagagggagggctggcagagagagagggaggagctgAGTTCAGAGCTGGGGGAGCGAGACGGGGAGGTGGAAACGCTGGGGAAGAGGCTGGAGGCCCTGCTGCGAGAAAAAGAGGAGCTGACGGCGAGGGACGCCGAGATCGAAAAGCTCCAGGCGCGGTTGGGAACAGAGCGCAGGGCCAAGGACGAGAAAATCAAAGAGATCAATGAAGACGCCGCCAGGCTGGGAGCTAGAGTGCAGGCtctggagcaggagagagaaggGCTGAGGGGCAGAGTAGAGGAGCTACAGGCTCTGGAGGGGCAGGCACGCGCACTGGAGCAGGACAAAGAGGAGTTCTCGGCACGGCTGAGGCAGAAAGAGCTGGCCCTGAGGGACCGGGAGGTAGAGATCGAGGGCTTAAAGACCAGGTTGCTCGATCTGGAGGGAGAAAGAGGCAGGCTGGCGTCGGCCCTGCAAGGGAGAGAGGGCCTGGAGGGCAGATTGGCCGCACTGGAGGAGATCAACTCAGAGATGAGGCAGAGGGAGCGATTGATACAGCAGGCCCTGAAGGAGGAGGAAAAGAAGGTGCAACAGAGGGCGGAGGAGATGGAGCTCCTCAGGAGCCTGGGGAGAGAAAGGGAAGACAAGCTAAGGAGGGACCTTGGACAGAGAGACTCCGAGGTAGGCCGGCTGAAAGCCAGGGTGGAGATGCTTGAAAGAGAGCAGGAAAGAGACAGAACACAGGTGGAAGAGCTCCAGAGGCAATCCGAGAGTCAGAGGGCCCTCCTGAGGGACAAGGTGGAAGAAGTGGAGAGGCTGAAGGGAAGACTGCACAGGGAGAAGGAAGAGGTGTCCGTAAGCGTCCGGCAGGGGGAGGAAGAGGCCGCGAGGCTGAGGGTTAGAGTCCACGAGCTAGAAAGACTAGCAGAGGGGCTGAGCAGCCAGCTCGGGGAAGCAGAGAGCCAGCTTGAGAGGGAGAGAGCTCTCTGGATGGAGAAAGAAGAAGAGCAGAAGAGTGCAGTTGAGGAACTTGAGAACGCAGAGGGAGAGGTGAGGAGGCTGAGCGAACGACTGGATGAGAGCGAGAGGGAGCGGATGAGAGTTTCTCGGTGCGTCGAAGAGCGGGAGGGAGTGGTGGTGAGTTTGAAGGAGAGAatggaagagagggacagggagatGGAGAGGATTTTGGAGCGGCTCGGAGAAAGGGAGGGAGATTTGGAGGAGCTGAGAGCAAGGTACGAGGAAAGTTCCCGCAAGTGGGACGAGGTCTCCCAGTCCGTCAGAGAGCGGGAGCAGGAGATGGAGAGGGTTAAGGAAACGGCATGCATGATGGAGAAGGAGCGGGAAGGCATGGCATCTCGGCTGAGTGAGAGGGAGACCGAGATTGAGAGGCTGAACAGGAGAGTTGGGGAGGTGCAGGAGCTCCAGCGAACTTTGTTggaagagagagggggacaAGTGAAGCTGCTGGGAGACCGTGTGCAGGACCTCGAGGCTGAAAGGGATCGTCTTCTCGCTGAGATCAGAAGGAAGGATGGAGAGGCTGCTGCTCTGACAGACGAGATTGAGCAAGCATGCCGAGAGAGAGGGAAGATGAGTGACTCCCTGAGGCTGCAGGAAGAAGAGATGCGAGAGCTGAAGGAGGTGGAGGAGGCCAGATTATCAGAGATAGATTCTTTGCAGAAGCGAGTGGGAGAGATTAACCAGGAACTGGAGAAGACGAGAGCAGAAGTGCGCGAGAAGCGGCAGGAGAACGCGAAAATGCGAGATGGGCTGCAGGACAGCATTCGAGAGATGGAAACCTTCAAGGAGCTACTGAAAGGCAGCCACCAAGAAGGGGAGAAGCTGAGGACTCTTTTGAAAGAGAAGACGGAGGAATTAGTGAGGGGCAGAGAGGAGCATTTGAGAGTAGCCAGGCGAGAGACTGAGGAACTGAGGAACAGGATAAAGATCCTGGAGCAGGAGAGGCAGGAGCTGCGTTCTCAGCTgcgacagagagacagagagatgcTGAACGAGAAGGAGGCGAAAAGCAGAGAAACGGGCGCCCTCAGGGAAAGACTGGAGGAGGCCCAGGAGGAGGAGAAAAGGCTTAGGGCTGCGCTGAGGGACAGGGAAAGTGAAGTGGCCAGACTGAGGGACACGGCTGGGAACCTGGACCAGCAGAGGGCTGTTTTTAGTTTGGGGATCACGGAAAGGGACATGGAAATTACTGGTCTGAGGGAGACGGCTAAGGAAATTGAGAGAGAGCTGGACGTACTCAAAGAAGAAAAGAGCCAGGAAGTAGAACGATTGAAGGAGCGCATGGTCACCCTTGTGAAGGAAGGAGAAGAGAAACTGGGGAGACTGGAGAGGGAGGCTGCAGttcagagagaggagggaaggGAACAGTACCTCAGGGAGCAGCAGCTGCGGCGAGAGAGGGAGTCCGAGATCGAGCGGCTGAAGACGATTGCCTCAGAAAAAGAAAGGCGATTGGAGCTGGTATCTAAATCTCTGAAAGAAAGGGAGGAAGAGGTGGGGAGGCTGACGGAGAGTAGGGAAGAGACTGAAAGAGAGAGGGCCAGGGTGTTGGCACGCCTGAAGGAGCGAGAGAGAGAATTTGAAAGGCTGAGGGAGAGAGTGGAGGCACGGGAGAAGGTGGCCGTGGAAGGCAGCCGACGCGAAGCCCTTCTGAGGGAGGAGATGGAGGTGGAGAAGCGCCGCATTTTGGCACTGGAGACTGAGAAAGAGAAGCTGAGGGCCCGAGAATCCCAGCTCTTGAAAGAAGCTGCAGAGAAGGATAATGAGGAGTCGAAAAGTCTGGTCGCTGCGCTGGAACGAGAAGAGAAGGCGAGGGTCACCCTGcgcgagagagacagggagctgCTGGAGCTGAAAGACAGCTTACAGACCCGGGACAGGGAACGGGAAGACTTCCTCTCAAGGACGGAGGAAGAGACGAAAAGGCTGAGAGGGAGGGTGTCTTCCTTACTGGTGGACAAGGAGGAATCTGCTCAGGTCCGCAGAGAATTGGAAGCAGAGGTGCGTGTGCTGAAGGACAGAGCCGAGGAGCTGGTGAGGGACAGAGAGCGGTTGCGGAAGGCACTGGAGATGACAGAGGGGACTCTAATCGAATGGCGTGAGCGCATTAAGGAGCTTGAACAGGAGCCAAAGGCCTCAGCAGCACCTCAGCTTCTGCAG GAGGAGAAGGACGCCTCTCCACCAGAGGGCGCCTCTGCCCCGGAGAGGCTCCGTGCCATGCAGCAGGCCGTGGCCCAGCTGGAGCACGACAAAGAGCATCTGGAAGCAGAGAGGAGGCGTCTGGAGCGGCGCGTTGAACGACTGAAGAGGGAGCGAAGCCAGTTGAGAGAAACCCTGACTCAG GTGGAGGAGGAGAGATTAAGACTGCGACACCAGCTGTCACACTCGGACTCAGCGAATAAAAGTCAGGCCAGCTCCGAG